The sequence ACGAATTTTCGTTTGCGTTTCCGTTtggaacgaaaaaataaaaaattggtattttataaaacgaaacgatatTTGCGTTTCAAGTCAATTTTATGATGAGGTACCAATTCTGAAAACATCGTTTTTATGTCAACTTTctgccaaataaattaaattattttccaacaaataaaatttattgaaatacatacatattttgtaggtatgaaaagaaaaaaaaacattcacatACAAATCATGGCAgaatcaaccaggtacaattattagggagagttgtcaatgtttacccctacaacgtcaaacTATGGATGTTATCACTTTATGTTCTCATTTGATTTGTGcgcgattttagattttttttgcgttaaactttaattttttacatttttattttgtaaaattaatttttttctcacataaacttttcaaattaatttttttcaacaaaactggaatttaatttattttttgtttagacattaaatgttgatatttttaattttcttttgtttgacattttagggaaattatgattgagaacatactttataataattgtacctggttgattctgccatgatacaaatgttttttctttgaaaattgaaaaatcaatgaaaaatgtattgaaacgaaaaaaaaattctcaacgtTTGATCTTGATATTTCAAGCGCTTGGGAacgttttgttttgctttataaaatccaatttatgtatatacagaaacgaaaaatacgttttgaaaaatataaaaattcaaaaatgacaaattttttcgaaaaaacgtTTCGTTATGtcttacaaaattagggcattaaatcgtatttttatatttattgtttcttGTACAATTGTGTACACACCATTGttcattcaattttaaaattaacgtttttttcaatttaaaacaaatattactgTACAGCGGCTTATTTTGACAGTGGTTGATTCTTCACTACCATATATGTTAAGATATTtccatatattttgttgttgtttttataattatgaACGCAGTTCTTTTGCTGGAAATATTAGTTTGATTTATATTTactgttttgtaattttttgatatgtataatatattgaattaaataaaataattaaatacaaattttcccAGTATTAATAAATTCCCCTTAATAATTTACTACCTATTAATGCAGCTCTGTGCATTTACAAATGACAGTTGGAAAATTAACAGCTGATAactgtttgttgttattgtcgtggcaaaaataaagaaaaaatagtttcttGCAAAATTAATacgaaaaattattattttttaactaaaatggATTTAGAAAGCGaaagaatattaaaattaatttttccagATGGCGTACCAGGTGAGTagataaaaattaacaatacaaattcataaaaattaacaaattttctttgcagACAATTTACGTGACAATCCGGAATTGTTCAATTATCTCAATAAATTGGGTTCATACAAAGTGGATCAATTGAAAAAGGAGCAGACCCGTTTAACAGAAGAAACTAAACATATTGTAGAACAGACACAAGACTTGGCTATTTccaattacaaaacatttattaaaactgCTGAAAATTCACGTTCAATTTACAGTGAATTCAAGAATGCCGAGTCCCAGGTGGAAACTTTAATTGATAAATTGCCAGAATTAATTGATAAATGCGAAAATTTCCAAGGTGAATCCGTGGATATTAACGAGCAACGTCGTTTGAATTCTATAACTTTAAAAAAGAATGCTCAATTACTGGAGATTTTAGAGCTGCCTCAGCTTATGGAGCGCTGCATACGAGAGGGTAGATATGAAGAAGCTTTAGAGTTGGCTAGCTATGTACAAAAGATGGGAGAAAACCAGGGTCACATTCCAATAATTAAGGTATGTAATTTTTCTGCCTTTTAAAAGTGCAAAttctgtatttgtttttttttttttacagagtATTGTTAATTCCGTGGAAATGTTATGGCATACAATGTTGGTACAACTTGTGGCTCAATTGCGAACAGATTTACAATTGCCCAAGTGTTTACAAATTGTTGGTTATCTACGTAGAATGCAGGCTTTCGGTACTAATGAACTTAAACTGAAATTTTTACAAGCTAGAGATGCCTGGTTGACCAATTCGTTGAAGGCTATACCTATTGATGATGGTAAGTGAATGAAGTTTTGTAGGAACAATTTATGCTTCAGAATTGGAcactgaatttaaattttaaatatccgATTTAAAggtttcataaataaatatttgcccaattcacagttgaagtcgtagcgttgtaagttgtttgtgaaaaatatttttcaaacaaacatttttcgaaacaaaaacaaaatattaataaaaaaattacgacatacaacgttACAACACTACGACAGCAATTGCGAATTGGACAAATAATCAACAAAttatatagatattttattgtgtcagtattgaaataaaaccattttgcttttcattatttatttttcagctCAACAACACTTAAACAAAACGATAGAAGTAACTCGCGTAAATCTCTTCAATATTATCAATCAATACAAAGCGATATTCCCAGAAGAAGATGCCTCAGAGACTTTATCAACTTCAGCAACAAACCAAAAACCTTTACAGGGTGTAAGTTGTGACGGATCACGCATATTTCAGTCGTGGTTACatgaaaaagtaattatttacaatattaaaatattttcctttttaacaaaatttattttcgctTCTCTTTTAGATTACtgactttttaaaaactttagagTTTGACTTGCAGCGTGGCATAGTACTATTCGATACTGTTTTGGGGCAATGCATGTATTTTGGTTTGTCTTTTAGTCGTGTTGGTGCCGACTTCAGAGCACTTATGGTgccaatatttgttaaagtaattAAAGAGAAATTTCTAACTGCAATTGCAGtagtaaatcaaaatttcgaaaaagaaTTGGAGAAATATACTCTAATAAACAAAGTAACAGTTCATAACAGAAATTCTTCAGCTAACAGTGATGTAAACGATTTGGAATCTTATTCGCCGCCAGAAACTCTGTTAGATTTTCATCCCTTGGCAGCTTTGTGTAATGGCTATTTGAATGCTCTTAATGACTTGCGTTTGTGTGCTCCAACTGCTTTGGCAAATGATGTTACCAATAGTTTGCAACAATCTCTAGAAATGGTGGCCAAAAGAATTTTAGCCTTCTATCGCCAGGAACAACAAGCCTTCACAGCCAATGAAAGAGACACATTTACCAAGCTGTGTGGATGTTTTGCCTATGATTTAATGCCCTATCTTCAGCGTTGCATACATGCCATATTTCCACCCAGTGTCTTAAGCAGCCATTtgggtttaaatttaaataatctaGAGAATACAAAAATAACTTATTTACAGCAAAAAGTTATTTTGGAGCCACTAAAACATTTATTACCCCACAAAAATGATGGATATATGAAAGCTGAAGCACCAAAGGCAGTAGAATTCAATGTGGCTGTAACAGCCGAAGGttaaacatataaataattatttaataaaatttacagtaTAAGGCAATAAATAATcgactaaatatttaaatagttaatttaatagCAGGCAGTTAtggttcaaaaaataataaatgtgaaACATATACTTGGACCATGATAAATAGTGTTAGGtgagtagttttttaaattgtttgcatGATTTCGACCGGGTTATGTTAACTGTTGATCACGAATGTTGTTTGTTCTTTTTTGTTCATTGGTTTAAGAGTGaagaacaattttgatatttgtcCCAAGGTTTGTAAAAAGGATCATGTACTGTATActgtacaaaaaatttaattcaaagaaAATGTAGTTTcaacgacacacagtggtatgagaaaaaaaagaaggaaataaatctgtaacttgtAAACCCtcagtccgatttgaatgaaatttcacatgcgcaaaggggaagtgttgtcgagtttaagttttgaatctagacctcatgagcccatatatagaatctcctcatcgagcactacataaaactatcaattatctcttatagcttaggagatattcgcatttgaaaattaaattttcaacatttttacccaccctactccagttttttgatgacatcgatttttcgctatttttttgggaaaaaagtacttttattctttttgtataatgaatttgtactttttaaaaagctaactttacatcaaatattttaaatgaaaaaaatttataatttttcataccGAGGGGacccaggtccattcaaaaaacgccaattttttctgtaaaattcaactttatggcaaaaattctcaaatcccaggtccattaaaaaaacgccaattttttctgtaaaattcaactttaaggcaaaaattcttaaatcgcatactcgatatcaaaatgtagTAACCCagtttagatggccaaatatgtttttaattgttttgtaaagggtttcgaTAACCACCCAGCccttggtatggatattatatccaaaaaactgaaaaagcccatttttgggatttttcaacaattttttgggaattgcgggattcctgattacaaatttcaaaattagtttttagttttctattttcaatggCAAAATCTATAactataactgtaaaattttattaaaaaatattcataaataaaaatttaatttcaattgaaaaatttgtatctttggaaaaactcaataaaaccattttttgtcatatttttcaaaaaagtattccatgaatttttttaattgtcaaaagttatatacatttttgaaaagtagataaaatcctctatccattgatatataatatgtctgccttatgttttctacatggcaaattaattaggaaaaacttaacaactcggaactaaatagtcttattagtttagaatctaaactaataagactatttagtccccttaataaaacaatagtgtataattttttgccatttcgaaatatttgagttcaaaatttttgtgttagtagaacAGTTATGaacagtttttaataaaaaatctagaATAGAGTTGTGCCGCTTTGAACTAAAACGCTCTTTTTTAGTGATTCAGTTAAAAGGCTATACTACGCCtacaaaacaattacaaaaacaacgtttttgtaATTGTGTTGAACGTTTTAGTTCAAAGCGGCACAACTCtaatctagaacaaaagtaatatttcaattaatcttttgacccactttgtggaagtagaatttcaccaaatttcgACCACATATAGAATAAGTTATGTAGATTATtattatgcaacaaaaataataatggtgtttatgcttatacactattgttttatgaGGGGACGATTTGAactattgtcataaaataatactttttttgtttaaaacacaacaacaactattataatatattaggacattatgacaatatgactaatagcagaccgtgtgaataacCCAAATATAATTATAGTATAAAATGTGCAAAAGTCTACACGATATGTTGAATCAGCAAATGtagtatgttttaggctaaaattgcggcaaaaactaggctcccaatgaTATGGAATTGTCCATATGCCAGCAAATGATAATTcaacatatcgcacacccagttcaaatgtgacacaactcaaaattaatttgtcgggttatataaacccgaaaaTGATATGATACAATTGTTGTGTTTAcacgatattttgaatttcatatGATAATATCATATTGCAAGTTTCAGGTTCGATTTTACCGGCCATTTCTTGATGGTTCTAATGGCCTCGTTTGCGTATATCTGCACATCTTCTAGATTCCGAGCTTGGACTTTTACTGCCACATCATCCAACAATTTTCACCTCACCCGGTACTTGGAGCCTGAACACACCATCTTACATAATGTTCCATAGTAATGGACCGATCCTTGCGGAACACCTGCCGAAATGTTTTGGGACTCAATACCATTGTCCGGCACATACTACAGGGTTCTATCggaaaagtaatattttactaTTCTTATAAGGTACTCCGGAACGTTAAGATTCTGTAGAGTTGGAATGGGGGCTAATGGGCAAAGTTGATCACCTTGGgcctaaacattttttttttaaaaataagaaaataagaaatatttagatatttcttgaaaatatttataaaaaatatgtatgctaacattcaagagatattttaaaattgtttggaatatatttggtttaattttattacgatTTTTAATTCGTTCGAATTTTACactaatttgaattttaataaatggtaaatgttattctgaaattttattggaaacattttttttttaaatgttaaagttCTTAAGTTTTCAATGatatcaaataattttgtgCGTATGCTTATTTCAATTAGCTTACGTTCATTCACAATTTGcactaaaaacttaaaaaaatttcgaatttccaaaataaaatgtttctaaaccactgtatatatgtatatgttaaaGTTTCGTTCAACATGCTCGATTGTGTTTTAGAAACACAACACACATAATATTGTTGACGAATGAAATATTGAACCATCAATAAgtacaggtaggcctccatttacgcggtttgttgggcccaaaagaattgcgtgtaaatcaaagtcgcgtaaaacgaggttctaatttagaacgaaatgcttttgtggggccaataaCTATTAActttcgcgtaaaacaatacatcagtcacataacaaataagaaattgggacctaaaaatcgcgttaaatcaaaaacaccttaaatgcaaacggacgtaactacacaaaaattcaaaattgaggtttttttgattatagTTCTAGTTATCAAACTACAGTTCACGCAAATTTGCGATCAAAAATTACAACATTACTAAagaaattcaaatctattattattgattttataacgtgttttgcttctcctgtaaaaacaataaaaatgtaattacgtccgtttgcatttaaggtgacgatatatactttttaagtaaacttattttatttgtacttttataaacttaaaacaaaagtaaagtaaaaaaactgaaataaaaaaaaaatcttatcgaaaattaagaaaaaaatttcaattaaaaaacaaaatattccaatgcattaaagagatcaaaacaacaaaaaattcataaaaattaacaaagcaatttcaaaataataaaaaagtgcatttagttttcaaaaaagaaatctgttattcgttTTCCGTTTCTTGTTGTTTGGCAGCAAACAGCATTATacaaatcgtgtaaaaaaaagtcgcgtattcgaaaaaatggttgctaattagagttcgcgttatatcgaattcgcgtaaataaagtaccgtgTAAATGGAGGCTTATCTCTATGTGTTTTccgtttcttgttgtttgctgCCGCATTATATacaaatcgtgtaaaaaaagtcgcgtattcgaaaaatggttgctaattagagttcgcgttatatcgaattcgcgtaaataaagtaccgtgtaaatggaggcttacctgtatatCGGTAATATTGTATAGGTACGTATTTAAAGTCTGGCTGAGTTAtgattaagaaaattattttactaacaaacttttaaattactatttactatATAGAAATAATTATATGATTATAGAATATAAAGTTGTGTATTCTATTAAAAACTCGATTTAAAAGCTAAAGAAgataatacatatatttttgtagaaactTCTCTTAACTCCCAACTTTCCTCATATTACAAACATACAcgaacaaaaagtaaataatgtaatttatgaattacaattaaaaacgaaaaattagcCACATGAATCCAAAACAACCACACACAAATGGAAGTTGGAGATTCAACAGAAAAGgcaaacaaaaagaagaaaatcGAATACAGTCAATAATTCTGTTTCTATTTTCTAGCATTTCTCTTCCaaacaatcgattttttttgttgttccgTTGCTATTTCTGGTAAAGATTCTAGCGAAAATGGGGTTGGGCGAGTAGTGGatgttgaaatgaaaatttcctCAATGCTTTGGTCATCATTTTTGCAGCTGGTGTAATAAAACTCCCCATTTGGTCATTTGGCAATTATACCGATAAATTAGCAACAAGAACAATGgcacaaaaatcaaataaatgagCAGAGTTTTTAAAGCATCATACATTCGGAAGTGTATTTTTAGAGGGGGGAAAGAAGTATGTTTGTATAGAGTATATAAAATGACAATAATGTACAGAcccacacatacacacactgaAGTAACGAAGGATAATGGACAGATAAGTAAACAGACATTCATATATCGAGGATACATTAGATAAATGACAAGAGCACTACATCAGTTTAAATACTAAACATGAACTTAAgctattaaatacatatatacacgacgataatttttaacatttatgtatacaattttaaaataaaaactaaatttaaaattcttaaaagggTGGCATTTTTAATGTTACCAACAATTCTTCAATTATTTTCAGTAAGATTTTCTAATTCACAGGGGTAAATG comes from Calliphora vicina chromosome 2, idCalVici1.1, whole genome shotgun sequence and encodes:
- the Cog8 gene encoding conserved oligomeric Golgi complex subunit 8 produces the protein MDLESERILKLIFPDGVPDNLRDNPELFNYLNKLGSYKVDQLKKEQTRLTEETKHIVEQTQDLAISNYKTFIKTAENSRSIYSEFKNAESQVETLIDKLPELIDKCENFQGESVDINEQRRLNSITLKKNAQLLEILELPQLMERCIREGRYEEALELASYVQKMGENQGHIPIIKSIVNSVEMLWHTMLVQLVAQLRTDLQLPKCLQIVGYLRRMQAFGTNELKLKFLQARDAWLTNSLKAIPIDDAQQHLNKTIEVTRVNLFNIINQYKAIFPEEDASETLSTSATNQKPLQGVSCDGSRIFQSWLHEKITDFLKTLEFDLQRGIVLFDTVLGQCMYFGLSFSRVGADFRALMVPIFVKVIKEKFLTAIAVVNQNFEKELEKYTLINKVTVHNRNSSANSDVNDLESYSPPETLLDFHPLAALCNGYLNALNDLRLCAPTALANDVTNSLQQSLEMVAKRILAFYRQEQQAFTANERDTFTKLCGCFAYDLMPYLQRCIHAIFPPSVLSSHLGLNLNNLENTKITYLQQKVILEPLKHLLPHKNDGYMKAEAPKAVEFNVAVTAEG